One window from the genome of Strix uralensis isolate ZFMK-TIS-50842 chromosome 22, bStrUra1, whole genome shotgun sequence encodes:
- the LOC141953721 gene encoding feather keratin Cos1-2-like, with amino-acid sequence MHFSWLLLLGNQVSLKDMSCYDQCLPCRPCGPTPLANSCNEPCVRQCQSSTVAIQPSPVVVTLPGPILSSFPQNTVVGSSTSAAVGSILSCDGVPINSGGFDLSCITSRYCGRRCPPC; translated from the exons atgcacttctcttggctccttctgcttgggaaccaggtgagtctgaa agacatgtcctgctacgaccagtgcctgccatgccggccctgcggcccgaccccgctggccaacagctgcaatgagccctgtgtcaggcagtgccagagctccaccgttgccatccagccctcccccgtggtggtgaccctgcccggccccatcctcagctccttcccacagaacaccgttgtgggctcctccacctccgctgccgttggcagcatcctcagctgtgacggagtgcccatcaactctgggggctttgacctctcctgcattaccagccgctactgtggcagaaggtgccccccctgtTAA